Part of the Pseudomonas baltica genome is shown below.
ACGGGCCGAGGAGTGTTCCGGCCCCTGCCCTTCATAACCGTGCGGCAGCAGCATGGTCAGACCACACAGACGGCCCCACTTGTGTTCGCCACTGGTGATGAACTGGTCGATCACCACTTGCGCGCCGTTGGCGAAGTCGCCGAACTGGGCTTCCCAGATCACCAGCGCGTTAGGCTGAGTGGTGGAGTAGCCGTATTCGAACGCCAGCACCGCTTCTTCGGACAGGAACGAGTCGTACAGATCGAAACGTGGCTGGCCTTCGAAGAGGTTCTGCAGCGGGACGTAGGTACCGGCGTCCTTCTGGTTGTGCAATACCGCGTGACGGTGCGAGAAGGTGCCACGGCCGATGTCCTGGCCGGTCATGCGGATCGGGTGACCTTCGAACGCCAGGGTCGCGTACGCCATGGTTTCAGCGTAACCCCAGTTGATCGGCAGGCCGCCAGCTTGCATTTTCTGGCGGTCTTCGTAGATCTTCGCAACCTGGCGCTGAACCACGAAGCCTTCCGGAATTTCCAGCAGCTTGGCGGACAGCTCTTGCAGGGTCTTGAGATCGAACGAGGTGTCGTGACGAGCGGTCCAGGCGTGACCCAGATACGGACGCCAGTCGACGAACAATTCCTTGTTCGGCTCCTTGACCAGGCTTTTCACCACGTGCAGACCGTTGTCCAGCGCGTTGCGGTATTCGTCGATCTGCGACTGCACGCTGGCTTCGTCCAGAGCACCGGTCTGGATCAGACTTTGCGCGTAGAGCTCGCGGGTGGTCGGCTGCTTGGCGATCTTCTGGTACATCAACGGCTGAGTGCCGCTAGGCTCGTCGGCCTCGTTGTGGCCGCGACGGCGGTAGCAGACCAGATCGATGACGATGTCGCGCTTGAACTGCATGCGGTAGTCGATGGCCAGCTGGGTAACGAACACCACCGCTTCCGGATCATCGCCGTTGACGTGCAGGATCGGCGCTTGAATCATCTTGGCCACGTCGGTGGCGTACTCGGTAGAGCGCGCGTCCAGCGGGTTGCTGATGGTGAAGCCGACCTGGTTGTTGATCACGATGTGGATGGTGCCGCCGGTCTTGAAGCCGCGGGTCTGGGACATCTGGAAGGTTTCCAGCACCACACCCTGGCCGGCGAAGGCTGCGTCACCGTGGATCGAGATCGGCAGGACCTTGTCGCCCACGCTGTCGTTGCGACGATCCTGACGGGCACGAACCGACCCCTCAACCACCGGCGAGACGATTTCCAGGTGGGACGGGTTGAACGCCATGGCCAGGTGAACTTCGCCGCCTGCGGTCATCACGTTGGACGAGAAGCCCTGGTGATACTTGACGTCGCCGGAGCCCAGCTCGACTTTCTTCTTGCCTTCGAACTCGTCGAACAACTCGCGCGGGTTCTTGCCAAAGGTGTTGACCAGCACGTTCAGACGACCGCGGTGGGCCATGCCAATGACGATTTCCTTGGTGCCGTAGGAGCCGGAACGCTGGATCATCTCGTCAAGCATCGGAATCAGGCTCTCGCCGCCTTCCAGGCCGAAGCGCTTGGTGCCCGGGTATTTGGTACCCAGATATTTTTCCAGACCTTCCGCCGCCGTGACGCGCTCAAGGACGTGGCCCTTGATCTCGGCAGAGAACACCGGACGCCCACGCACACTCTCCAGACGCTGCTGGAACCAGCTGCGCTGCTCGGAATCGGTGATGTGGGTGAACTCGGAGCCGATGGTGCGGCAATATGTCTGCTGCAAAGCCTCGAGAATTTCGCGTAGGCTCGCCTCCTCCTTGCCGATGAACAGGTCGCCGGCACGGAAGGTCGTATCCAGATCGGCATTGGTCATGCCGTACTGGTTGATTGACAGGTCTGCCGGCACCGGACGCTGCCAGAGCCCCAGCGGGTCCAGCTGGGCCGCTTGATGGCCGCGCATGCGGAAGGCCTGAATCAATCGCAGCACGCCAACTTGCTTCTTCTCGTGCTCGCTGCTCACGCTACCGGCGGAGACCGGTTGAGCGCGGCGCTGGTTCTTTGCCAGCAGCACGAAATGGTCGCGAATTGTCGAGTGCGAGACATCGGTGGCAGAACTGCCCTCGGAAGGCAGCTTCTGAAAGTAGGTGCGCCATTCTTCTGGCACAGCGTTAGGGTCGTGCAGGTAAAGCTCATAGAGCTCTTCCACATAGGCAGCGTTACCACCTGAAAGGTGGGCGCTGTTCCACATGCGCTGCATCACGCTTTCTTGCATGCTTGGTCACCCTCGGTAAGGGGACTCCATCGGCAAGATGTCGCGGCGTGCCCGAAAAGTCCCATTGGCGCGGACTGGTCAAGCTACCGAGGATCTCGCAGATAGTCCGGGTACCAGCCCGGATGCCCCTGCTGGTCTCAATACTTCAAAAGTAAAAGCTGCAACCTTGTGGGATGCCGCTTTGGTTATCACTGCAGCGCAGGTCTCATACCTGCACTGCAGCGGCTTACGGGTGCAACACTTCTTGAATCTTTGTTACACGCCGCTCGAGAGCAGCATGTTGCGAACGTGACCAATGGCCTTGGTGGGGTTCAACCCTTTGGGGCACACGTTCACGCAGTTCATGATGCCGCGGCAGCGGAATACGCTGAACGGATCATCAAGTGAAGCCAGGCGCTCGCTGGTCTTGGTGTCACGGCTGTCAGCCAGGAAACGATAGGCTTGCAGCAGTGCAGCAGGACCCAGGAACTTGTCCGGGTTCCACCAGAAGGACGGGCAGGACGTCGAGCAGCAAGCGCACAGGATGCACTCGTACAGACCGTCCAGCTTCTCGCGCTCTTCCGGCGTCTGCAGACGCTCGATGGCCGGAGCCGGCGTGTCGTTCTGCAGGAAAGGCTTCACCTTTTCGTATTGCTTATAGAAGATGCTCATATCGACGACCAGGTCACGGATAACCGGCAAACCTGGCAATGGACGGATCACCAACTTGTTACCCTTTACGACAGCGGACAGCGGCGTGATGCACGCCAGGCCGTTCTTGCCGTTGATGTTCATGCCATCCGAACCGCAAACACCTTCGCGGCAAGAGCGACGATAGGAGAAACCTTCGTCCTGCTCTTTGATCAGGGCCAGCACGTCCAGCACCATGACATCCTTGCCACCGGTGTCGATCTGGAAGTCCTGCATGGACGGCGCACTGTCCTGGTCCGGGTTGTAACGATAAACGCTGACTTTCAACATGGCGGCCACCCTTAGTAGGTCCGGATCTTCGGTTCGAAGGTCGGAACGGTTTTCGGCGAGAAGTTCACGGCACGCTTGGCTACGCGCTTCTCACCCGGGAAGTACAGGGTGTGGCACAGCCAGTTTTCGTCGTCACGATCTTCGTAGTCTTCACGGGCGTGCGCGCCGCGGGACTCGGTGCGATGCTCTGCGGCAATCGCGGTAGCTTCAGCGACTTCCAGCAGGTTCTGCAGCTCAAGGGCTTCGATTCGAGCAGTGTTGAAACCCTGGCTCTTGTCGTTGATCTTGACGTTGGCAATGCGCTCACGCAGGCCGGCCAGCTGAGCGATGCCTTTCTGCATGAATTCGCCAGTGCGGAACACCCCGAAGTAGTTCTGCATGCAGGTTTGCAGTTCTTTGCGCAGGCTGGCGACGTCTTCGCCAGTGGTACGCTCGTTCAGGCTGTTGAGGCGCGCCAGAGCGACGTCGATATCGGTTTCGCTGGCACGACGGTAGTCGATACCTTCGTTGAGCGCCTTCTCCAGGTGCAGACCCGCCGCACGACCGAAGACCACCAGATCGAGCAGCGAGTTGCCGCCCAGACGGTTGGCACCGTGAACCGACACACAAGCCACTTCACCGACGGCGAACAGGCCCGGGATAATGGTGTCGACGCCATTGGCATCCTGAGTGATGGCCTGGCCATGAATGTTGGTGGCGACGCCGCCCATCATGTAGTGGCAGGTCGGCACGACCGGGATCGGCGCAACGGCCGGATCCACGTGTGCGAAGGTCTTGGACAGCTCCATGATACCTGGCAGACGGCTATGCAGGACTTCTTCACCCAGGTGATCGAGCTTGAGCATCACGTGATCACCGTCAGGACCACAACCGTTGCCGGCGATGATTTCCTTGACCATGGAACGCGCAACCACGTCACGACCCGCAAGGTCTTTCGCGTTCGGAGCATAGCGCTCCATGAAACGCTCGCCGTGCTTGTTGATCAGATAACCACCTTCGCCGCGGCAACCCTCTGTGACCAGTACACCTGCGCCAGCGATGCCGGTTGGGTGGAACTGCCACATTTCAATGTCCTGCACCGGCACGCCAGCACGCAAGGCCATGCCGATACCGTCACCGGTATTGATCAGAGCGTTGGTGGTCGACGAGTAGATACGGCCCGCGCCGCCGGTCGCCAGCACAGTTGCATTGGCGCGGATGTAGGTGGTTTCACCGGTTTCGATGCAGATGGCGATGACACCTACGATGGCGCCATCCTGATTCTTGACCAGATCCACTGCGTAGTATTCGTTGAGGAATACAGTGCCAGCCTTGAGGTTGGCTTGGTACAAGGTGTGCAGCAGCGCATGGCCAGTACGGTCAGCGGCGGCGCACGTACGGGCAGCCTGGCCACCCTTACCGAAGTCCTTGGATTGACCACCGAACGGACGCTGATAGATGCGACCCTGCTCGGTGCGAGAGAACGGCAGGCCCATGTGCTCGAGTTCGAACACTGCCTCCGGACCTACGGAACACATGTATTCGATAGCGTCCTGGTCACCGATATAGTCGGAACCCTTGACGGTATCGTACATGTGCCAGCGCCAGTCATCGTTCGGATCGGCCGAAGCGATGGCACAGGTGATGCCGCCCTGGGCAGATACAGTGTGCGAACGGGTCGGGAAGACCTTGGTGACTACGGCAGTCTTGTGACCGCCCTGAGCCAGCTGCAGCGCAGCACGCATGCCTGCGCCGCCGCCACCGATGATGATGGCGTCGAATGTATTGGTGTTGATGTTAGCCATGGATCAGATACCCCAAAGAATCTGCACGCCCCAGACGAAGTACGCGAACATTGCAACGCCGCATACGACCTGGAAGAGGAAACGCACTGCCGTCGCGGACTTGCCCAGCGCCATCGGCGTCAGGTAGTCGGTCGCGATCGTCCACATCCCTACCCAGGCGTGGGCACTGAGTGCTACCAGCGCCAGCAGGCTGAAGATGCGCATTGCGTTGTGGGCGAACAGAGCATGCCACTGGTCGTACTGCAGACCAGGGTGGGCAATGACCCATACGATCAGAAACAGGAAATAAGCCGCGAGAACGACCGCAGACACACGCTGTGCCATCCAGTCATAGAGGCCCGAACGAGAGAGGTTCGTGACGTTGGTTACCATATCCAGACTCCTGCCAGAACGATTAGCACCACGGAGATGGCGATAACGATTTTCGAGCCCAGTCGGCCGCCTTCCAGCGTCTCGCCGATACCCGAATCCATGAGCAAATGGCGTATACCGGCCACCATGTGATACAGCAGCGCGGACAGCAGAGCCCAGATCACCAGCTTCACAAGCGGGCTGGTCAGGTACGCTTTCACATCGTTGAAACCGTCTTCCGACCCCAGCGACTTGGCCAATGCGTAGAGCATGATGGCGAGGCCGACGAAGAGGATGATCCCGGTAACACGATGAAGGAATGACGTAACGCCAGTGATCGGGAGTTTGATGGTCCTTAGGTCTAGGTTTACAGGTCGTTGGCTATTCACGGCTTTTTTTCACACTGAAGAGCCCCTAGCAAGCAGGGCAAGTTGTAGGGAAAGTGTACTGGTCAGGTACGCACCACCCAGGAAGTGATCGCCCTCGGAATGGGCAAAAAAGCCCGAGGCGGTCGGCTGCCGAGTATAGACAGTTAGGCTACTAATGACAACGCACTGGCCTCCCCCGAATAGCGCATTGCATTGAACCGACAAAAGGCGTAAATGGGGCTTAAGTTCGAAGAAAAAGTCATATTGCAAGGCTCCTAAAGGCGTATTTCAAGCAAATTGACTTTAGGATTTATCACACTATAGTGGTGCGGGCCCTGCGTGGGGGGTTCTGTCTGATGATACCAAGCATTAATAGGAGGCCACATGGCTGACAAAAAAGCGCAGTTGATCATCGAGGGCGCAGCCCCCGTCGAACTGCCGATTTTAACCGGCACCGTGGGTCCAGAAGTCATCGATGTCCGGTCGCTTACGGCCTCGGGCCTGTTCACTTTCGACCCAGGCTTCATGTCGACCGCTTCGTGCGAGTCGCAGATCACCTACATCGACGGCGATAAAGGCGTCCTGCTGCACCGCGGCTACCCCATCGAACAGTTGGCCGAACAGTCCGACTACCTCGAAACCTGCTACCTGCTGCTCAACGGTGAACTGCCAACCGCTGAACAGAAAGCCAAGTTCGTCAGCACCGTGAAGAATCACACCATGGTGCACGAGCAGCTCAAGACCTTCTTCAACGGCTTCCGTCGTGACGCTCACCCGATGGCGGTGATGTGCGGCGTGGTCGGTGCGCTGTCGGCGTTCTATCACGACTCGCTGGACATCAATAATCCGCAGCACCGCGAGATTTCTGCCGTACGCCTGGTGGCCAAGATGCCGACCCTGGCAGCCATGGTTTACAAGTACTCCATGGGCCAACCCATGATGTACCCGCGTAACGACCTGACGTACGCGGAGAACTTCCTGCACATGATGTTCAATACCCCGTGCGAGATCAAACCGATCAGCCCGGTGCTGGCCAAGGCCATGGACAAGATCTTCATCCTCCATGCCGACCACGAACAGAACGCCTCGACCTCTACCGTGCGCCTGGCGGGGTCTTCGGGTGCCAACCCGTTCGCCTGTATCGCCGCCGGTATCGCCGCGCTCTGGGGCCCCGCCCACGGCGGTGCCAACGAGGCAGTGCTGACCATGCTCGATGAGATCGGCGATGTTTCCAACATCGACACGTTCATCGCCAAGGCCAAGGACAAGAACGATCCGTTCAAGCTGATGGGCTTCGGCCATCGCGTGTACAAAAAC
Proteins encoded:
- a CDS encoding 2-oxoglutarate dehydrogenase E1 component, with translation MQESVMQRMWNSAHLSGGNAAYVEELYELYLHDPNAVPEEWRTYFQKLPSEGSSATDVSHSTIRDHFVLLAKNQRRAQPVSAGSVSSEHEKKQVGVLRLIQAFRMRGHQAAQLDPLGLWQRPVPADLSINQYGMTNADLDTTFRAGDLFIGKEEASLREILEALQQTYCRTIGSEFTHITDSEQRSWFQQRLESVRGRPVFSAEIKGHVLERVTAAEGLEKYLGTKYPGTKRFGLEGGESLIPMLDEMIQRSGSYGTKEIVIGMAHRGRLNVLVNTFGKNPRELFDEFEGKKKVELGSGDVKYHQGFSSNVMTAGGEVHLAMAFNPSHLEIVSPVVEGSVRARQDRRNDSVGDKVLPISIHGDAAFAGQGVVLETFQMSQTRGFKTGGTIHIVINNQVGFTISNPLDARSTEYATDVAKMIQAPILHVNGDDPEAVVFVTQLAIDYRMQFKRDIVIDLVCYRRRGHNEADEPSGTQPLMYQKIAKQPTTRELYAQSLIQTGALDEASVQSQIDEYRNALDNGLHVVKSLVKEPNKELFVDWRPYLGHAWTARHDTSFDLKTLQELSAKLLEIPEGFVVQRQVAKIYEDRQKMQAGGLPINWGYAETMAYATLAFEGHPIRMTGQDIGRGTFSHRHAVLHNQKDAGTYVPLQNLFEGQPRFDLYDSFLSEEAVLAFEYGYSTTQPNALVIWEAQFGDFANGAQVVIDQFITSGEHKWGRLCGLTMLLPHGYEGQGPEHSSARLERYLQLCAEHNIQVCVPTTPAQIYHLLRRQVIRPLRKPLVVLTPKSLLRHKLAVSTLEDLAHGSFQTVIPEIDTLDPAKVTRLVLCSGKVYYDLLEKRRNEGREDIAIVRIEQLYPFPEDDLMEAIAPYTNLQNAVWCQEEPMNQGAWYSSQHHLRRSIGNHVKGLGLEYAGRDASAAPACGYASMHAEQQEKLLKDAFTV
- a CDS encoding succinate dehydrogenase iron-sulfur subunit — its product is MLKVSVYRYNPDQDSAPSMQDFQIDTGGKDVMVLDVLALIKEQDEGFSYRRSCREGVCGSDGMNINGKNGLACITPLSAVVKGNKLVIRPLPGLPVIRDLVVDMSIFYKQYEKVKPFLQNDTPAPAIERLQTPEEREKLDGLYECILCACCSTSCPSFWWNPDKFLGPAALLQAYRFLADSRDTKTSERLASLDDPFSVFRCRGIMNCVNVCPKGLNPTKAIGHVRNMLLSSGV
- the sdhA gene encoding succinate dehydrogenase flavoprotein subunit; this encodes MANINTNTFDAIIIGGGGAGMRAALQLAQGGHKTAVVTKVFPTRSHTVSAQGGITCAIASADPNDDWRWHMYDTVKGSDYIGDQDAIEYMCSVGPEAVFELEHMGLPFSRTEQGRIYQRPFGGQSKDFGKGGQAARTCAAADRTGHALLHTLYQANLKAGTVFLNEYYAVDLVKNQDGAIVGVIAICIETGETTYIRANATVLATGGAGRIYSSTTNALINTGDGIGMALRAGVPVQDIEMWQFHPTGIAGAGVLVTEGCRGEGGYLINKHGERFMERYAPNAKDLAGRDVVARSMVKEIIAGNGCGPDGDHVMLKLDHLGEEVLHSRLPGIMELSKTFAHVDPAVAPIPVVPTCHYMMGGVATNIHGQAITQDANGVDTIIPGLFAVGEVACVSVHGANRLGGNSLLDLVVFGRAAGLHLEKALNEGIDYRRASETDIDVALARLNSLNERTTGEDVASLRKELQTCMQNYFGVFRTGEFMQKGIAQLAGLRERIANVKINDKSQGFNTARIEALELQNLLEVAEATAIAAEHRTESRGAHAREDYEDRDDENWLCHTLYFPGEKRVAKRAVNFSPKTVPTFEPKIRTY
- the sdhD gene encoding succinate dehydrogenase, hydrophobic membrane anchor protein, which translates into the protein MVTNVTNLSRSGLYDWMAQRVSAVVLAAYFLFLIVWVIAHPGLQYDQWHALFAHNAMRIFSLLALVALSAHAWVGMWTIATDYLTPMALGKSATAVRFLFQVVCGVAMFAYFVWGVQILWGI
- the sdhC gene encoding succinate dehydrogenase, cytochrome b556 subunit; the encoded protein is MNSQRPVNLDLRTIKLPITGVTSFLHRVTGIILFVGLAIMLYALAKSLGSEDGFNDVKAYLTSPLVKLVIWALLSALLYHMVAGIRHLLMDSGIGETLEGGRLGSKIVIAISVVLIVLAGVWIW
- the gltA gene encoding citrate synthase, which codes for MADKKAQLIIEGAAPVELPILTGTVGPEVIDVRSLTASGLFTFDPGFMSTASCESQITYIDGDKGVLLHRGYPIEQLAEQSDYLETCYLLLNGELPTAEQKAKFVSTVKNHTMVHEQLKTFFNGFRRDAHPMAVMCGVVGALSAFYHDSLDINNPQHREISAVRLVAKMPTLAAMVYKYSMGQPMMYPRNDLTYAENFLHMMFNTPCEIKPISPVLAKAMDKIFILHADHEQNASTSTVRLAGSSGANPFACIAAGIAALWGPAHGGANEAVLTMLDEIGDVSNIDTFIAKAKDKNDPFKLMGFGHRVYKNRDPRATVMKQTCDEVLKELGIQNDPQLELAMRLEEIALTDPYFIERSLYPNVDFYSGIILKAIGIPTSMFTVIFALARTVGWISHWKEMLSSPYKIGRPRQLYTGKPSRDVVKLEDRA